Proteins co-encoded in one Cinclus cinclus chromosome 9, bCinCin1.1, whole genome shotgun sequence genomic window:
- the LOC134047117 gene encoding tubulin alpha-5 chain, with the protein MGNTCWELYCLEHGIQPDGQMPSDKTIGGGDDSFTTFFCETGAGKHVPRAIFVDLEPTVIDEVRGGVYRQLFHPEQLITGKEDAANNYARGHYTIGKEIIDQVLDRIRKLADQCTGLQGFLVFHSFGGGTGSGFTSLLMERLSVDYGKKSKLEFSIYPAPQVSTAVVEPYNSILTTHTTLEHSDCAFMVDNEAIYDICRRNLDIERPTYTNLNRLISQIVSSITASLRFDGALNVDLTEFQTNLVPYPRIHFPLATYAPVISAEKAYHEQLSVAEITNSCFEPANQMVKCDPRHGKYMACCLLYRGDVVPKDVNAAIATIKTKRSIQFVDWCPTGFKVGINYQPPTVVPGGDLAKVQRAVCMLSNTTAIAEAWARLDHKFDLMYAKRAFVHWYVGEGMEEGEFSEAREDMAALEKDYEEVGLDSYEDEEEGEE; encoded by the exons ATGGGCAACACCTGCTGGGAGCTGTACTGCCTGGAGCACGGCATCCAGCCCGACGGGCAGATGCCCAGCGACAAAACCATTGGTGGAGGGGATGATTCCTTCACCACCTTCTTCTGTGAGACTGGGGCTGGGAAGCACGTCCCACGGGCCATCTTCGTGGACCTGGAGCCCACGGTGATTG ATGAGGTTCGGGGAGGTGTCTACCGCCAGCTCTTCCACCCCGAGCAGCTGATTACTGGCAAGGAGGATGCTGCCAACAACTACGCGCGTGGACACTACACCATCGGCAAAGAGATCATTGATCAAGTGTTGGACAGGATCCGTAAGCTG GCTGACCAGTGCACAGGCCTCCAGGGATTCCTGGTGTTTCATAGTTTTGGAGGTGGCACTGGCTCTGGATTCACCTCCTTGTTGATGGAGCGACTCTCTGTTGATTATGGCAAGAAGTCCAAGCTGGAATTCTCCATCTACCCAGCACCACAAGTCTCCACCGCTGTGGTAGAGCCCTACAACTCCATTCTCACCACTCACACTACACTGGAGCACTCAGACTGTGCTTTCATGGTGGACAACGAAGCCATCTATGACATCTGCCGCCGGAACCTGGACATCGAGCGCCCAACCTACACCAACCTGAACAGACTCATCAGCCAGATTGTTTCATCCATTACAGCATCACTGCGGTTTGATGGAGCCCTGAATGTGGATCTGACTGAATTCCAGACCAACCTGGTTCCCTACCCTCGCATTCACTTCCCCCTGGCCACCTATGCCCCTGTCATCTCTGCAGAGAAGGCTTATCATGAGCAGCTGTCGGTAGCCGAAATCACCAACTCCTGCTTTGAGCCAGCTAACCAGATGGTGAAGTGTGACCCTCGCCATGGCAAGTACATGGCCTGCTGCCTGCTGTATCGTGGGGATGTGGTGCCCAAGGATGTCAACGCCGCCATTGCCACCATCAAGACCAAACGCAGCATCCAGTTTGTGGACTGGTGCCCCACGGGCTTCAAGGTGGGCATCAACTACCAGCCACCCACAGTGGTGCCGGGAGGGGACCTGGCCAAGGTGCAGCGCGCTGTCTGCATGCTGAGCAACACCACGGCCATCGCTGAGGCCTGGGCTCGCCTGGACCACAAGTTTGACCTGATGTATGCCAAGAGGGCCTTCGTGCACTGGTACGTGGGTGAGGGCATGGAGGAAGGGGAGTTCTCCGAGGCACGGGAAGACATGGCTGCTCTGGAGAAGGATTATGAGGAAGTGGGCCTGGACTCCTATGAGGATGAAGAAGAGGGTGAGGAGTAA
- the STK16 gene encoding serine/threonine-protein kinase 16 isoform X2 produces the protein MGQALCVCSRGTVSLGGARYLLLHRLAEGGFSYVDLVEGLRDGRFYALKRILCHDKEDRQAALHEVEMHGLFDHPNILRLVAHCMVEKGAKHEAWLLLPYVKGGTLWREVEALREKGTFMPEQRILLILHGICRGLQAIHSKGYAHRDLKPTNVLLDEDDQPVLMDLGSMNQARIEVSSSQEAMAVQDWAAQRCTISYRAPELFTVPSQCVIDERTDIWSLGCVLYCMMFGEGPYDAIFQKGDSVALAVQNPLTLPSTTRYSAALQRLLFSMMTVNPQERPSINEILHQLEGLQPAPAGQDTTQI, from the exons ATGGGGCAGGCGCTGTGCGTCTGCTCCCGGGGCACCGTCAGCCTGGGGGGAGCGCGGTACCTCCTGCTCCACCGCCTGGCAGAGGG GGGGTTCAGCTATGTGGACCTGGTGGAGGGGCTGCGGGATGGGCGCTTCTATGCCCTGAAGCGCATCCTGTGCCACGACAAGGAAGACCGCCAGGCCGCCCTGCACGAGGTGGAGATGCACGGCCTCTTCGACCACCCCAACATCCTGCGCCTCGTGGCCCACTGCATGGTGGAGAAGGGTGCCAAGCACGAAGCCTGGCTTCTCCTGCCCTATGTGAAG GGGGGAACCCTCTGGAGAGAAGTGGAAGCACTGCGAGAGAAAGGCACCTTCATGCCAGAGCAGCGgatcctcctcatcctccatGGGATCTGCCGTGGGCTGCAAGCCATCCACAGCAAGGGCTATGCACACAG ggaCCTCAAGCCCACCAATGTGCTGCTGGATGAGGATGACCAGCCGGTGCTGATGGACCTGGGCTCCATGAACCAAGCTCGCATCGAAGTCAGCAGCTCTCAGGAGGCCATGGCTGTGCAG GACTGGGCTGCCCAGCGCTGCACCATCTCCTACCGTGCCCCTGAGCTCTTCACAGTGCCGAGCCAGTGCGTCATAGATGAGCGTACAGATATCTGG TCCTTAGGCTGTGTGCTGTACTGCATGATGTTTGGAGAGGGCCCCTATGATGCCATCTTCCAGAAGGGTGACAGTGTGGCTCTGGCGGTTCAGAACCCCCTCACATTGCCCTCCACAACCAg ATACTCAGCTGCCTTGCAGCGCCTGCTCTTCTCCATGATGACAGTGAACCCCCAGGAGAGACCCAGCATAAATGAAATCCTCCACCAActggaggggctgcagccagcaccagCAGGACAGGACACCACACAGATCTAA
- the STK16 gene encoding serine/threonine-protein kinase 16 isoform X3 encodes MGQALCVCSRGTVSLGGARYLLLHRLAEGGFSYVDLVEGLRDGRFYALKRILCHDKEDRQAALHEVEMHGLFDHPNILRLVAHCMVEKGAKHEAWLLLPYVKGGTLWREVEALREKGTFMPEQRILLILHGICRGLQAIHSKGYAHRDLKPTNVLLDEDDQPVLMDLGSMNQARIEVSSSQEAMAVQSLGCVLYCMMFGEGPYDAIFQKGDSVALAVQNPLTLPSTTRYSAALQRLLFSMMTVNPQERPSINEILHQLEGLQPAPAGQDTTQI; translated from the exons ATGGGGCAGGCGCTGTGCGTCTGCTCCCGGGGCACCGTCAGCCTGGGGGGAGCGCGGTACCTCCTGCTCCACCGCCTGGCAGAGGG GGGGTTCAGCTATGTGGACCTGGTGGAGGGGCTGCGGGATGGGCGCTTCTATGCCCTGAAGCGCATCCTGTGCCACGACAAGGAAGACCGCCAGGCCGCCCTGCACGAGGTGGAGATGCACGGCCTCTTCGACCACCCCAACATCCTGCGCCTCGTGGCCCACTGCATGGTGGAGAAGGGTGCCAAGCACGAAGCCTGGCTTCTCCTGCCCTATGTGAAG GGGGGAACCCTCTGGAGAGAAGTGGAAGCACTGCGAGAGAAAGGCACCTTCATGCCAGAGCAGCGgatcctcctcatcctccatGGGATCTGCCGTGGGCTGCAAGCCATCCACAGCAAGGGCTATGCACACAG ggaCCTCAAGCCCACCAATGTGCTGCTGGATGAGGATGACCAGCCGGTGCTGATGGACCTGGGCTCCATGAACCAAGCTCGCATCGAAGTCAGCAGCTCTCAGGAGGCCATGGCTGTGCAG TCCTTAGGCTGTGTGCTGTACTGCATGATGTTTGGAGAGGGCCCCTATGATGCCATCTTCCAGAAGGGTGACAGTGTGGCTCTGGCGGTTCAGAACCCCCTCACATTGCCCTCCACAACCAg ATACTCAGCTGCCTTGCAGCGCCTGCTCTTCTCCATGATGACAGTGAACCCCCAGGAGAGACCCAGCATAAATGAAATCCTCCACCAActggaggggctgcagccagcaccagCAGGACAGGACACCACACAGATCTAA
- the STK16 gene encoding serine/threonine-protein kinase 16 isoform X1 — MGQALCVCSRGTVSLGGARYLLLHRLAEGGFSYVDLVEGLRDGRFYALKRILCHDKEDRQAALHEVEMHGLFDHPNILRLVAHCMVEKGAKHEAWLLLPYVKGGTLWREVEALREKGTFMPEQRILLILHGICRGLQAIHSKGYAHRDLKPTNVLLDEDDQPVLMDLGSMNQARIEVSSSQEAMAVQDWAAQRCTISYRAPELFTVPSQCVIDERTDIWVRIQPSGLPHPLLQGCTDTITLQSLGCVLYCMMFGEGPYDAIFQKGDSVALAVQNPLTLPSTTRYSAALQRLLFSMMTVNPQERPSINEILHQLEGLQPAPAGQDTTQI; from the exons ATGGGGCAGGCGCTGTGCGTCTGCTCCCGGGGCACCGTCAGCCTGGGGGGAGCGCGGTACCTCCTGCTCCACCGCCTGGCAGAGGG GGGGTTCAGCTATGTGGACCTGGTGGAGGGGCTGCGGGATGGGCGCTTCTATGCCCTGAAGCGCATCCTGTGCCACGACAAGGAAGACCGCCAGGCCGCCCTGCACGAGGTGGAGATGCACGGCCTCTTCGACCACCCCAACATCCTGCGCCTCGTGGCCCACTGCATGGTGGAGAAGGGTGCCAAGCACGAAGCCTGGCTTCTCCTGCCCTATGTGAAG GGGGGAACCCTCTGGAGAGAAGTGGAAGCACTGCGAGAGAAAGGCACCTTCATGCCAGAGCAGCGgatcctcctcatcctccatGGGATCTGCCGTGGGCTGCAAGCCATCCACAGCAAGGGCTATGCACACAG ggaCCTCAAGCCCACCAATGTGCTGCTGGATGAGGATGACCAGCCGGTGCTGATGGACCTGGGCTCCATGAACCAAGCTCGCATCGAAGTCAGCAGCTCTCAGGAGGCCATGGCTGTGCAG GACTGGGCTGCCCAGCGCTGCACCATCTCCTACCGTGCCCCTGAGCTCTTCACAGTGCCGAGCCAGTGCGTCATAGATGAGCGTACAGATATCTGGGTAAGGATCCAGCCCTCTGGCCTCCCCCACCcactgctgcagggctgcactgaCACCATCACACTCCAGTCCTTAGGCTGTGTGCTGTACTGCATGATGTTTGGAGAGGGCCCCTATGATGCCATCTTCCAGAAGGGTGACAGTGTGGCTCTGGCGGTTCAGAACCCCCTCACATTGCCCTCCACAACCAg ATACTCAGCTGCCTTGCAGCGCCTGCTCTTCTCCATGATGACAGTGAACCCCCAGGAGAGACCCAGCATAAATGAAATCCTCCACCAActggaggggctgcagccagcaccagCAGGACAGGACACCACACAGATCTAA
- the GLB1L gene encoding beta-galactosidase-1-like protein, protein MVVATSNFVPYPGPAKHLARMGLPTLALLLAAGLLQTQASPSARSFQLDYEHNCFRKDGAPFRYISGSIHYARVPRPAWRDRLLKMYMSGLNTVQVYVPWNYHETLPGIYDFTGNRDVEAFLDLTAELGLLVILRPGPYICAEWEMGGLPAWLLWKPDIILRTSSPAYLAAVDSWLHILLPKIKPRLYQHGGNIISVQVENEYGSYYACDYDYLRHLLGSFRALLGSEVLLFTTDSTGVEELRCGTLQGLYATIDFGPESNVTEAFGAQRRVEPKGPLVNSEYYTGWLDYWGETHASTSAAWVARGLEEMLHLGASINMYMFHGGTNFAYWSGADYKDQYKPVTTSYDYDAPLSEAGDPTEKLFAIRTVISKFQPLPVGPMPPATPKYAYGWVALQKYADLLDVLDVLCPSGPIQSQFPLTFEVLKQVYGFVVYHTHLPWDVPDPAMLGAPPHSICDRGYVMLQKEYQGTLERDGQTTLHVTGRAGDTLDILLENMGRISFGANTSDFKGLLGNLSLNSRPLSNWLIYPLAIDTAVQQGWPQAALPKSSSQGRVGPAFYTGTFETPGIAWDTFVKLPGWGKGLLWINGFNLGRYWTRRGPQQTLFVPGSVLHAGHPNNITVLELEEAPHTPLLLFLDQPLYNRTLGCSTMATE, encoded by the exons ATGGTGGTGGCCACGTCCAACTTCGTCCCCTATCCCGGGCCTGCCAAGCACCTGGCGAGGATGGGGCTGCCGACCCTCGCCCTGCTTCTGGCTGCGGGGCTTCTGCAAACGCAG GCCTCCCCTTCGGCACGCTCCTTCCAGCTGGATTATGAACACAACTGCTTCCGCAAGGATGGTGCCCCTTTCCGCTACATCTCGGGCAGCATCCACTATGCCCGTGTCCCGCGCCCTGCCTGGAGGGACCGGCTGCTCAAGATGTACATGAGCGGGCTCAACACTGTGCAGGT CTATGTTCCCTGGAACTACCATGAGACACTGCCAGGAATTTATGACTTCACTGGGAACCGGGATGTGGAAGCCTTCCTGGACCTGACAGCTGAGCTGGGACTTCTGGTGATCCTGCGGCCAGGGCCCTACATCTGTGCAGAGTGGGAGATG GGTGGCttgcctgcctggctgctgtggaAACCAGACATCATCCTGCGCACttccagccctg CCTACCTGGCAGCTGTGGACTCTTGGCTCCATATCCTGCTGCCCAAGATCAAGCCTCGCCTGTACCAGCACGGAGGGAACATCATCAGTGTGCAG GTGGAGAATGAATATGGGAGCTACTATGCCTGTGATTATGATTACCTACGGCATCTGCTGGGCTCCTTTCGGGCACTGCTGGGGAGTGAGGTGCTGCTCTTCACCACTGACAGCACGGGAGTGGAGGAGCTGCGCTGTGGCACGCTGCAGGGGCTCTATGCCACCATTGACTTTGGGCCAG AATCCAATGTGACAGAGGCATTTGGTGCCCAGCGCCGTGTGGAACCAAAGGGGCCCCTG GTAAACTCCGAGTACTACACAGGTTGGCTGGACTACTGGGGTGAGACACATGCTAGCACCAGCGCAGCGTGGGTGGCTCGGGGGCTGGAGGAGATGCTGCATCTGGGAGCCAGCATCAACAT GTACATGTTCCATGGAGGGACGAATTTTGCCTACTGGAGTG GTGCTGACTACAAggaccagtacaaaccagtgaCCACCAGCTATGACTATGATGCCCCCCTCTCAGAGGCAGGAGACCCCACAGAGAAGCTGTTTGCCATTCGCACAGTCATCAGCAAG ttccagcccctgccagttGGTCCGATGCCACCTGCCACCCCCAAGTATGCCTATGGCTGGGTGGCCCTGCAGAAG TATGCTGACCTCCTGGATGTCTTGGATGTGCTGTGCCCCTCTGGACCCATCCAGAGCCAGTTCCCTCTCACCTTTGAGGTTCTGAAGCAG gtcTATGGCTTTGTGGTGTACCACACACATCTGCCCTGGGATGTCCCGGACCCAGCCAtgctgggtgcccctccccACAGCATCTGTGATCGTGGCTATGTGATGCTGCAGAAG GAGTACCAGGGAACACTGGAGCGTGATGGGCAGACAACACTGCATGtaacaggcagggcaggggacacactGGACATACTCCTGGAGAACATGGGCAGGATCAGCTTTGGGGCCAACACCAGTGACTTTAAG GGCTTGCTGGGAAACCTCTCATTGAACTCCAGGCCTCTCAGCAACTGGCTGATCTATCCCCTGGCCATAGACACTGCAGTCCAACAGGGCTGGCCCCAGGCTGCGCTGCCAAAATCAAGCAGTCAGGGCAGAGTGGGGCCAGCCTTCTACACTGGGACCTTTGAGACACCTGGCATTGCCTGGGACACCTTTGTGAAGTTACCAGGCTGGGGCAAG GGACTGCTGTGGATAAATGGCTTCAACCTGGGCCGATACTGGACCCGCCGTGGGCCCCAGCAGACCCTCTTTGTGCCTGGCTCGGTGCTGCATGCTGGTCACCCCAACAACATTACAGTGCTGGAGCTAGAAGAGGCACCTCACACTCCTCTCTTGCTCTTCCTTGACCAACCCCTCTACAACAGGACACTTGGCTGCAGCACCATGGCCACAGAATAA
- the STK16 gene encoding serine/threonine-protein kinase 16 isoform X4: MGQALCVCSRGTVSLGGARYLLLHRLAEGDLKPTNVLLDEDDQPVLMDLGSMNQARIEVSSSQEAMAVQDWAAQRCTISYRAPELFTVPSQCVIDERTDIWSLGCVLYCMMFGEGPYDAIFQKGDSVALAVQNPLTLPSTTRYSAALQRLLFSMMTVNPQERPSINEILHQLEGLQPAPAGQDTTQI; encoded by the exons ATGGGGCAGGCGCTGTGCGTCTGCTCCCGGGGCACCGTCAGCCTGGGGGGAGCGCGGTACCTCCTGCTCCACCGCCTGGCAGAGGG ggaCCTCAAGCCCACCAATGTGCTGCTGGATGAGGATGACCAGCCGGTGCTGATGGACCTGGGCTCCATGAACCAAGCTCGCATCGAAGTCAGCAGCTCTCAGGAGGCCATGGCTGTGCAG GACTGGGCTGCCCAGCGCTGCACCATCTCCTACCGTGCCCCTGAGCTCTTCACAGTGCCGAGCCAGTGCGTCATAGATGAGCGTACAGATATCTGG TCCTTAGGCTGTGTGCTGTACTGCATGATGTTTGGAGAGGGCCCCTATGATGCCATCTTCCAGAAGGGTGACAGTGTGGCTCTGGCGGTTCAGAACCCCCTCACATTGCCCTCCACAACCAg ATACTCAGCTGCCTTGCAGCGCCTGCTCTTCTCCATGATGACAGTGAACCCCCAGGAGAGACCCAGCATAAATGAAATCCTCCACCAActggaggggctgcagccagcaccagCAGGACAGGACACCACACAGATCTAA